In Myxocyprinus asiaticus isolate MX2 ecotype Aquarium Trade chromosome 12, UBuf_Myxa_2, whole genome shotgun sequence, the DNA window aacgttgaagcacataaaggcagcataaaagtaatccatacgactccagttgttaaatccatgtctacagaagctatattataggtgtgggtgagaaacagatcaatattaagtccttttttactgtcaattctactccctgcccagtaggtggtgttATGCATAAGAACTCAGGAGAGAAAGTGGGAGATgaatagtaaaaaggacttaaatattgatctgtttctcacccagatgatcacattcactttcattgtgaggacaaacagatctgagacattcttctaaaaaaattcatttctgttctgcagaagaaagaaagtcatacacatctgggatgacatgagggtgagtaaatgatgagaggattctatttttttatcattattaatattattattattattattactggacattgcaataccatgtttttggatatgtatCATGGAAATAACATGGTTTTCTTTGAAAGATATGTCAATTCCATGGTATAAAATGACCAAATACCATCACTGTATTTTCTGGTACACATggatactttatatatatatataggaaattATTACGAGCTCGAGAggtcttttaacttgacatgcatTTTCTAGAGATTATGTAGCAGatatgggccacttctattaaattgaatgggagaaattggaacgcccaaccaagaagctctagcgcccaacggtcaacggatgtagaaaggaagtcccgccttacaggtcaaaaagccaatcaccttttagatacacacatcgcctgtcaatcaccCGAGAATGCGCATTAGCAAAATAAGCCGGTAAAATTACGTTTTTCAGCGTaatttgaggtaaagaagcacaatttatgataccagtgttattTGGTTTTactgatgatttgaaatatgtcgtTTAGACATAAGCTTTGGCAAACAGATTTTGAGATTGCGGTGTTCCTTGATTCAAGTAGATAGgtgctgcactgtcatgactggaaatgctCTACCGGTAGCGTTCCAAACATGGCCTGACTTGCTAGAAACACTTTGGCATCTTCCCAGTTACCGGAAGTGCTTATTTACGGACCAACATGTTTAGCTTAACGCAAGCGTTATCACGGACAATTCCAATCTGATTTGTAAAGGTACTAATGTTGCGCAAATTAAACTGATTTCATTTCGCTGGAACGATTCATTGTGTTCGCTGGGTAAGTTGTTTACTTGTAGTTCTGGTTTGTGTTGTTATTATTAGCTCGCTACTTTGAATTCCCTCCACGCATGTTGTCGGAAGGCCTTTGTGCCAGAGACCCCAAAATAATGAGcagaatgttttatttaatgtggTGTGGAAGATTTAGTCTAGTTGGAATACAAACAAACTAGCCAACAACATCTCTTCACTTATGTAACACTCTGTAGGAACGTACACGTCACGTTTGTTGAGAAAGTAGTTGGCACCCACAAATTTGACAGCACATTGTAAAGCAGTTAAACGTTTGCCCCTTTTGAGGTAACCAAACTTATGCACtttattgtattatataattGGTACATGTTAGACTGAAAGTTGGTGATTAGAGCtaacagtattatttttttttattgtgttgccTTAAATTTGTTGTAGgtataaatatgtaattttgtggGGAAATATGGGAAtaataaattatacatatataactttacaaaaaGTACTCTGGCTGTAAATATACAGCAATAACATGGCACTGAATTATTATTAAACTTTCGTACCAAGGTATTTATATTGTAATCCAGGAAATCTCTGAGGATACAATTTACGGTAATTACCacgggaaaaaaacaaacaaacaaacataatattGCAATGGTAGCATTCATGCCCTAAACCTGGAATCATCACCGTGCtcttttgttaatgttaattgcaAACAACAAGATTAACATGTTATGTTAATACTAGTTTTCACAGAATGATTAGTTCTTGCAAGGCATCAAAGTAATAGTGTTTAAGTTAAAGGCCTgtgaaaatgaaatgctgcatcagacCTGCCTTGCCATTTTATGATGTACAGCTGTCATGATGAAAGGCTGTCATactttaataaaaaacataagtAGGGCTGATGATTTAAAGCATTAATTTAGTGCAGttaattatataacaaataaCGTGTTAACAAATTAACATAATCATGtcccctgacacacacacatatatatatatatatatatatatatagatagatatacatatatacactcacacactggtggccaaaagtttgtaataatgtacagattttgctcttatggaaagaaattggtacttttattcaccaaagtggcattcaactgatcacaatgtatagtcaggacattaataacatgaaaaattactattacaatttgaaaaaatgttaaactacttcaaagagttctcatcaaaaaatgcagcaatgacagctttgcagatccttgttattctagctgtcagtttgtccagatactcaggtgacatttcaccccacacttcctgtagcacttgtcatagatttggctgtcttgtcgggcacttctcacgcaccttacagtccagctgatcccacaaaagctcaatggggttaagatccataacactcttttccaattatctgttgtccaatgtctgtttctttgcccactctaaccttttctttttgattttctgtttcaaaagtggctttttctttgcaattcttcccataaggcctgcacccctgagtcttctctttactgttgtatatgaaactggtgttgagcgggtagaattcaatgaagctgtcagctgagcacatgtgaggcgtctatttctcaaactagagactctgatgtacttatcctcttgtttagttgtacatctggccttccacatctctttctgtccttgttagagccagttgtcctttgtgtttgaagactgtagtgtacacctttgtatgaaatcttcagttttttggcaatttcaagcattatatagccgtCATTCCtcaaaaacaatgattgactgatgagtttctagagaaagctttttttgccatttttgacctaatattgaccttaagacatgccagtctattgcatactgtggcaactcaaaaacaaacacaaagacaatattaagcttaatttaacgaaccaaatagctttcaactgtgtttgatgtaatggcaagtgattttctagtaccaaattagcaatttagcatgattactcaaggataaggtgttggagtgatggctgctggaaatggggcctgtctagatttgatcataaatgacctttttcaaatagtgatgatgctgtttttttacatcagtaattttctgactatactttgtgatcagttgaatgccactttggtgaattaaagtaccaatttccttccgaaacagcaaaatctgtacattattccaacctTTTGGccgcaggtgtgtgtgtgtgtgtatatgtatatatatatatatatatatatatatatatatatatatatatatatttccaatatatttttaatttagggTACACGTAATATATTCCATATAATAAGCCTTATTTTACCCACAATTTCACCAGTAACCCCTTTTACCAAACTATTGTATTTGCTTTGAATAACTGGtgttataaaaaaatctaatttgtatCTCGCAGGCATATTTACAAtattattcaattaattaatctgcacATTGTCAATGAAAATTTTAGCCCAAATATACATTTTTCgaaaatcaaatatatatataatacaatatataagAAATAATACATCAATTGTATCTGTATCATGTTCACAGGTGCCTTGGTGGAGCTGCAAACCACATCAGTCAAACATCTAAACTCTTCTCTCTTCCTTAAACATACAACTTTCGACACTTTTAAAGACCTCTGTCTCTCTGGCACCCACATGAGCGCAGTGTTCTATTCCCGCTGGGCCGAGCGCCATGCCTGACCGGGATAGCACCTACCTGGCAGGTGGCGGTGGTGGAGGTAGTGGGACTGGGGTGGGCACTGGGGTTGGGGAGGAGGGCAGTTCAGGGTCAGGTTTGGGTGGAGGGGTAGGAGAAGGTCGAGGGACCGTGGGGGGCAGTTCAACAGGTTGTGGAGGGGGTAACGGGGGTCCCGGGGCGATGGGAGGCGGCGGGGCATTAGGAAACGGGAATAGCTGCGGTGGTTTTGGCTCCGGTTTGGGACTCGATGGCGTTTGCCGGGACTTTTTGCGGAACGTGTGCAAGCGTGGCAAACGTTGCCGTTTCCGCCATCCGGACTTCAATGAGGTTCCTGATTTGGGAGTGCAGAAGAATGAATTCATCTTCTGTCACGACCACCAAAACAAAGAGTGCGTGCGCACCAATTGCCGATTTGTTCACGGATCTAAAGAGGACGAGGACTATTATAAGAAAACTGGCGAGTTGCCCTTGCGACTAAGGGGGAAGGTGGCTGCCGGAATGGGACTGTCCCCTACCGATCTTCCCTTGAGCCGTGGTGAAGTCCCCATTTGCAGAGACTACCTGAAAGGCGAATGCCAGAGGGGCAACAAGTGCAAGTTCCGTCACGTGCGGAAAGACTACGAGTACGAGGCTTCGTCGAGGGTCGGGGTTGGATGTATGATGGGCGTTACAGGTGGGGTTAGTGGGATGGTAAACACAGGTGGAGGAGGGGCAGTTGGCGTTGGTGTTGCCTGTGGTGGGATGTCTGGACTTGTTGGGGGTGGTGTAGGTAATTACATGGGGATGGGATGTCCCAACATGGGCGGATGCAGAGAACAAGGACTATCGGGTGGAGGGGGAGGCGGGGGTTCGATGAGTGGCTGCATGTCAATAGGCACTGCCAGTCATCGACGTTACGACAGAGGCCCATGCTCAGTTTATGACCCCCTTTTTGAAAATGGCTTGTTTGAAGCAGGGCCAGTGGAAGCTCCTGTTGACTACACAGCCCTCCAGCTGAAGAGACGGCGATTAGAAGGGTTGAGATTGGCTGATGGGGCTGGAGGAGGACATTATGACCTGGGGGTTCAGGCCACCCTGCCAACCCGACCACTAGAATACCGTTTACTAGAAGAGGAGAATGCCTTATTGAGGAAAAGAGTGGAGGAGCTTAAGAAACAGGTAAGGAAGTGATGTAGGATTGCTTAGAAGTGAATGagtatttaaaggtatagttcacactaaaattaaaattcagtcattaacTCAGCCACATGTTGTATTGCATAATGTCCTTTAGTGTACTACTTCATAAGTCAGGCTGTTGAGCTCAAAATGATACTATAAAAGTAGTGCGGACGACTGTGTTCTTGTATTCTATAGATTATTttgatgatacttttatggtgcttttattgttGTGTTTGGAGCATTCACTGAATGAAAATGTTGTGTTTCACAGATGCAGGGCTGTACGCTTACTTTTTTAGGTGTAAGCACAATA includes these proteins:
- the LOC127449481 gene encoding zinc finger CCCH domain-containing protein 10-like — protein: MPDRDSTYLAGGGGGGSGTGVGTGVGEEGSSGSGLGGGVGEGRGTVGGSSTGCGGGNGGPGAMGGGGALGNGNSCGGFGSGLGLDGVCRDFLRNVCKRGKRCRFRHPDFNEVPDLGVQKNEFIFCHDHQNKECVRTNCRFVHGSKEDEDYYKKTGELPLRLRGKVAAGMGLSPTDLPLSRGEVPICRDYLKGECQRGNKCKFRHVRKDYEYEASSRVGVGCMMGVTGGVSGMVNTGGGGAVGVGVACGGMSGLVGGGVGNYMGMGCPNMGGCREQGLSGGGGGGGSMSGCMSIGTASHRRYDRGPCSVYDPLFENGLFEAGPVEAPVDYTALQLKRRRLEGLRLADGAGGGHYDLGVQATLPTRPLEYRLLEEENALLRKRVEELKKQVSNLLATNEVLLEQNAQFRSQAKVMTLSSTPAPSEQSLAPPVGSVSSYNHGIAQTHTTLSSAGLQPRPVTQQDLVAPSGAPTAPQANAAPPTAPPPHLNPDPISAALAQTIAQGMAPPVSMAPVAVSVAPVAVSMAQPLAGITMSHATTPMVTYPIASQSMRITTLPH